The genome window TGTAAATCGCacaagaagaagacaaaatcGGTGTGAGAGGATGTCTACAAGGCgaagaagagaaaggaagaCCGCAAAAATTGGCTTTAATGAAAGTCACAAGTTGTCCTGCGTACTTGTTATTAAAGCAGAGGGGCGCGCTGAGCGGCGCTGGTGCTGTCCGCGTCCCAGACTGTCCATTTCACCGCCGGACTGGTCCACGACACCAGAACCAAACTGTTATTAAAGTCATCCCGATGGATTCCTCTCAGCTGAGCGTGAATCCGCACGGAAGTCTTTCTTAGTTTTGCGCTTTCAGTGAGTCATGGCAGACAAACGGACCTGCAACGTTGTCATTTTGGGTTTGGCATTTCTGCTCATTTTTACTGCTTTCACCACCTGTGGGAACGTTGAAGTAAGTAATGTGGAAGGATATGTATAAAAGTAAAAcaagtaaaaagtaaaaggaTATGCGAAGTTGTTGCTCATCCCCAACCTGTGAAGTTCATAGTTCTAACACTGGAGGCTAAAtatgttatatatttatatttatattagaCTGCATGctgaggaacacactttctgaatcttttatattcaaatataaaatagcGTGCTGCTTTTACACACATCTGTATCTGTTCTACAAATGATGACAGCGGCACGCAAAAGCACGAACAATGTATTAATCGGTGTACAActattacattttgtatttcttttccCCCACACATATTTGGCAATTCATGTTTAAAGAATCCGCAGTGAACGAGCGTTAGGAAACGGAACTGTGTCGGGCGCGTCTCGTGTTTCTAATTTTCTTCAAGGGTCAGTGAAGTTATCAAACAGATGAGCGGCTTCCAGCgctagatcccccccccccctccaatctGGCAACCTGTGCAGGTTCCTCTGCTGGAGATGCGCCCCTCagatgggacccccccccccacgaaggACTTGGACGTTAACGCCATCACTCAGTTTGTTTCCATCTTATTTTCAGCAAACTGTGGTGAAAAGTCTGCAGAATGATACGCTCAGTGGAAGTGGGTTCCACAGgtaggagaaaagaaagaaggatcTTTGTGTtacttttaataataaaaaacaaacaaactgttgaATAACAATTTTTCTTGTCTCATTTGCAGTCTTGGAATAATCTACGGGATATTTTCATTCTGCAATTTACTTGCACCGGCTGTCGTTTCAGTAATAGGACCAAAGTTTACGATGTTTTTGAGCGGCCTACTTTACAGGTAAACACGTGGTGATTAAATCCAGGCTGTCGGTAAATGTCGTACAGGCTGACTTCTCTTCCTGTTTCCGTTCTAGTGGGTACATCGCGATGTTCATCACCCCCTCAACGTGGGCCTTTTACTTGACCTCTGTGCTGATCGGCATCGGAGCAGCCAGTGAGTTCCTTTCATGTGACTTTTTCTGCAACGTCAGATATATAACTGTCCTTATTCCTATTGTTCTAATGCcaaatacagtatattcatgataaaaacaactttaatcCTGTGATCTGGATCGATTGATCCAGATCACAGGATATCTTAAAGTTTCcttttaaaatctgtttttttaactAAGAATAGGCAGGTTTCTATTGTTGCTCTGGCACTGAATCACATCCCATTTACtaaatgaagcagaaaacagTGTGCCTATAATAACTGACGATACCGAGACACATAAATGCTTCAACTTGGGTCCTGTTGGTTTTTTTCCATCCTCTGCATCCAAATACTGTTTAATCATGCGTATGGGGATTATCATGGCTGGTATGTATAAAGAGTATATCCCAAATTAGACCTTAAAATGGGCTGCAGGCGCTTTCTGTAAATAGTGTGCATAACGTTGAGTTTTCTCTGCGATGCTACCGAAAAACAAAGTGAGAAAGCAGCCCTGAACTGAGCATTTATTAGAAAATGAAGGGAAAAAATGATTTGGGGCTGTTTTGAATGCAACCTGAATTCACTGGGGTGTGATGAATTTGTATCACATCCCAGGGCTACTACTTTGGTTACACGCATTACTTCACACTGGAAATGAACTGACTGCatcatcatcccccccccccccccccctccttctcaaATGACCTCTTTCTGGCTGTCCTGCAGTGCTGTGGACGGCTCAAGGACACTTCCTGGTGGAAAACTCCGAGGCTTCCACCATCAACAGGAACACGGCGGTGTTCTGGGCTCTCTTGCAGTGCAGGTAAGCAGCTTCTGACGCGCTAACGTCGAAGCCCGTGGAATAGCAACCAGACGTAGCCCACATCATACTGGAAACcccacatcaactctgattcacttttacttttcatgattggtgcataaagatgccaaggacaatttagaaccttttgatgatgatccagatcaccgtgtggacggtgtaaatccagttaggagaggaacgagctgcttggcggaggcctgcgttctccgagtgcttttccagtttgaaAATATTACAGTTTCCTAATTTGCTTAATGGCGAGGACGTTTCGAGAATAGCCTGCAGTGTCACAACGTCAGAttcagagcagaaaacacaagTCATCGGCGAgtttttcatgttgttttgtttgtttgatgcacCTATTTTGGTTGATGTAGGATATAATTACACTGCGGCATCCAAAATATCATCCCGTCTGTATTTTTAGACAGGATATTACCTTATGCTTTATTATAAAATTACAGTACACATTGTCAGATGTcacagaataaaagcacatggAGCCTCCCTCCTTTTGTAACGCTCTCCCACCATTCTTTAACACGGGCTCCAACAACTAATTTGTGTTTGATAAAATATGCACGTTggttattataataattacacCTGGCTTTCAAAGCTCACAATGGAGCACTGCTAATCTGACTCTGCCACAGTGAATCAGTCCTTCCCAGCCTGCACAAAACAGAATGCAGCTACTGCCCCCCATTATTCCTCACTGAGGGCTGGATGCAAATTAGTAGCTCGTCTGCATTTTTTAGATTACGTGATTATGCAATTAAAAGCAGAACTAGGCTGCGCTGTTCATCATGAAAGGGAAATCAAcaactttaataaaaaaaataactaaaagaAGTTAACTCAAAGGAAGAAATGCAGATTATTGTTTTTAGGGAGTCACTATTTgatccaataaaaaaataaaaaggtccgGAGTCCTTTGTGATTTCTTCGCCTGTCAAACACATAAAACCAAATAACCAGTGCTGGATGACACATTGATTGACTTcatgagagagaggaaaaccTAAAACTGAATGTCCCAGTCCTGCACAAGAGGTTTCAATCCTGCAAAAGTACCACAGGGTGGAGACCATAACTGCTCCGACCTTCTTAGGACAAACCTTTTACTCCAAACAGTTTGATTgaagaaagtaaaaatgtataaaaaatcACCAGAGAACCTCTCAGTGGTCTTTGATGATTAATTTCACCAATCACTAACTGTCCTTAAAAACACAGCcgtttttgttctttgtcttaTTGCATTAGTTTAGAAAATGTCCATGAAGTGAAATTAATGCCTCTcgataataattttttttcacCATAGAGGAAAGAAACAGCCTCAATCTTGCAGGAGGTTCATGTTTCCCAGGCTCTGGGGCTTTCATATTGCCAGAACGCCATCCTTAAATGGAAATTAACTTGGAATGACTTTAATTCCATGACACAGACCAGAGTCTGTCTCCCAATGAAGTCCTTGTGTCACGATTAAAAGGCCGTCAAATCGACCTTGAAACGGGATTTGTTGCCTGAAATGACACTAAGAGTTTTAAAAACCTCTGCCATGAAAATATCTACAGTACATATGTAATATCTGCATGGAAAACTGAATATGCCATCACTTGGGGGAAACAAGATTTATTCATACCCCTTTTGTTATTTGTGTTTACGTCATTTACTCACTTGTCTGACCCACGTTATCTTATTTTACAGCATGTTGTTTGGCAATCTGTACGTTTATCTTGACTGGAATGGGAGAACGGAGATCCCAGGTAGGGTTAAATTTGACTGACCGCTGTCACGACGAGTGACCGGTTATTCCAAATATGCTCCAGCTTAATGCCGCTAATATCTCCTGTGTGTTTTAATTgagcctttttcttttcatatagacggcagcaggaaaaacattttcctgtccCTGTTGGTTGCCTCCGTGCTCGGAACGCTCAGCTTCCTGCTGTTGAGGAAGAACCGCCCTGAAGAGGAGATGCTCTCTGAAGAGGAAGGGCAGTCGCTGCTCTCCGCTCAGATGATGTAAGTGAAATATGCTTTAGATAATTTTGTGTCTCACGGAAAGGCACGTGCCCCTTTTCAGTGCACGGAGGGTACGGGACCCCAAGCGCTGAATAAAAATACGAGAACAACTGTTCATTCAGTCGGCCATATTTAGCTTtaacctgatgatgatgatgatgaatatatttattagaaagaatgttagagcagtacaagtacagtcacatcTCACCACTTTAGACTGAAACTTGAATGGAACAAAGATCAACTTCAACTGTGAGAAATATTTAGCTGATAATTAAATGAGTAaatcatccaaaaaaaaaatctgattaagTTGCTAACTTGATTTGaaagctgtttctgtttccGTTTCATGGCGGCAGGTTATGTTTGCAAACTGTTTGTCCGCTTCAGGCATTTGATTTTCAGCGTGCACGATTCCAACAGCGTTAACAATCAATCCTTCTGTGCAGTGCAAAACCGTTTTTTTGTGTGAAGCATTGGAATCCTTTACGCAGCTAAAGCCTCGTCGATTTGGAAATCGCTGCTCTTCTCACAGGGAGGGTCACGTCGCTGTGCGGCGTGCGTCAGCTTCAGCTTGTTGAATTTGAAGCTTGTTTGCTTTCTGTTGCTTAGGTATCAGCACAGAGCGAGCAGCGCCGTGCAGGATGCCAAGGCAGAGTTCAGTAAGTTTACATCATGGacgcatcaaaaaaaaaaaaacatacttgTTTTAAGCAGGTTTTTAGGAATGCTAAATTTTATTTTTGGGAAAGTGACACATTTAGGTTTGTAGGGGTTCTACAAAACTGACCCTCATGTGGAAAATACAAGTCAttctagcatgctaacatttgcCAAGTAGCACAAAACAAAGATTATTTCCTTTTAAGTTTTTTAAAATATACTACTGAACCAGGCGATTTGCAGTCAATGAACTTCGTCTTGGAGGTGAATCGAACGCCTCAGCGATCGCTCCAAAGGCCGCCGGGGAATTTAACGTCACATCATTCAGCTGCATTTGATAACTGACTTTAGCCTGCCGGGCGCTGCTGGAGGAGACACCGACTCTCTCATTCAGACACCGTCTCTCTATTCACTGCATTCTCTCTGATAAGGCTCACGTCAAGGTGGAAGATAAGTTGTACGCTGCAGACCGACAAGGTCGTTAAAGAATATGCGTATAAAAGCCACAATGCGACTTGTGTGCAGAATACATTTCACGTATAGTTAAAGTGCCCGGCAGAATGAGCACGGCCCggcgatgagctggcgcctcatccggggtgtgcgGCTGCAAGAAGACGGATGGCGAGAATAAGCACACATTAATGAGGCAGGACCGTCGGACTTGTAAATGCTCTCTGTTCAGGACTGCAGCTCAGATTCTGGGGTGGCACAGCACAGTTTCACCTGTTGTGTTGATCTTAAAGTCCCATTAAGGTGCAATAAACACTTCTGCTGAACACACTAATGCACTTTGCACTTTGCAGCTCTTGAGGCTGAAACTCACAAGCGCCTCTGTTTTTCTTCAGGTGAAATTGGTTTGCATCAAAACTCTCCCAGCATAGCAACAGAGCGCTAAACGCTTATTTCAGATGGCTATCTGTGTTTGCCAATAGGAAGCTCTGCTGCTCTTGCACCTTGGGTGCAGCCTGGAGTTGTTTGGCTGATCAGATTGCTCTTTGTCTGGCGTGTATCTTGTGTTCACAGAAACCTGCTTCCAAGATGTGTGCCAAGAAAGGGCATCCAGTCATTTATTAACAAAcctagtgaggggggggggggtcgttctgAAAAAGAAATTTCTTGGGTGGTTTTTCCACCTGCATGTAAatggtaacccccccccaccgcccgcATCTTTTATTTACACTGAACTAAAGTCTTCAAGGGTATATAACGTGACCTTTGCCTTTTAATCTGGGCTCAATCCAGATAAGTGGTGGAAATTGAATGCGTATTTATTAGCAATCTAAACCAGCGTATCGTGTGTCCTGCTCAGAAACCATCCTGCAACTTGTGAAGGGTCGAACTATCCTGCTCCTGAGTCCCTGCATGGCCTACAGCGGTAAGTTGATGCCCTATGCATATTGGCCCCCGGGGAAGGCTTGCCGTGATAGCATGAGCTCCTTGATCTGCAGGCCTGGAGCTCGCTTTCTACAGCGGCGTCTACGGGACATGCATCGGAGCAACTACGCAGTTTAGAGCGGCGGCCAAAGGCTTGATTGGGATCTCCGGGATTGTGGTAGGCGTCGGAGAAATTGTAGGTGAGTTAGTGCCCCTTTAGAGTTTTCAGGCGATTTGAGATCACTTCAAGGTaattgaatgaataaatgtgctCTTTCCCATTAGGCGGAGGCTTGTTTGGATTGCTGTTTAAGAACAATTGTTTCAGACGGACCTCTGTGGTGTTCCTGGGGATGGTTGTCCATTTTATTGCTTTCTATCTGATCTTCCTCAACATCCCAGTTGACGCCCCCGTTGTCTTTCACACCACAACGCAAAATAAGCCGTACCTAACTCCGAGGTAGCTCACTCCTTTAGCAATAAGGAAGAATAAACAGTCgcctttctgttttatttgaacACCAGCTGTGATTTCTCTCTCCAGCGTTTCCGTCGCCctgctgtgcagcttcctgctcgGGCTCGGGGACAGTTGTTTCAACACACAGCTCTATAGCGTCTTGGGCCACGTTTACGCTGAGCACAGCACGCCTGCTTTCGCCATCTTCAAATTCATCCAGGTAATCCCAGGTCGCCAACCCTCGGGCATTGTTAGCAGAGCTGAGCGAAGCCGGGTTACAAACGGTATCTCGTCTTCGTGTGGAAGAAATGTTTGCGGCAAAACTATTCAAAGAAATACTAAACAAGCCTTCGAAATCAAAGTGTTTCCTTGAAGGTTTTCTGAAATTAAATTGCATTATTTTCATCGGCTGGTCTGTACACCACTAGTGTAATGAGAAAAcatcaaaatgcaaaataattaaGTATTTTATGATTCATGGCTATCCAAGAATATGTTTTATTCAGAATTTTTTAAtataaacaaattattttcaaattacTAGCATGTTGCTACAGCTACAAAAACATGATTCTGCCTTTTTATCTACGCACGAgtcaaattaatttcattaagCAATTTAATCTCAATTATAAAACTTTATATTTTAGCAGGTATTAATGCAACCCAACAAAGTAGCGTCAGCTAGTTAGTGAGCCGTTCAGCTCCAGACCTGCTGTGTATAATTACAGTTTCAATGGAGGGGGTTAATGAACAGCGTTTACTCTGCCAATTACATTTATAGATTATGTGATTTCACTTTTGCTTGTTTTCTGCAAAATATCA of Brachionichthys hirsutus isolate HB-005 unplaced genomic scaffold, CSIRO-AGI_Bhir_v1 contig_851, whole genome shotgun sequence contains these proteins:
- the LOC137912937 gene encoding UNC93-like protein MFSD11 codes for the protein MADKRTCNVVILGLAFLLIFTAFTTCGNVEQTVVKSLQNDTLSGSGFHSLGIIYGIFSFCNLLAPAVVSVIGPKFTMFLSGLLYSGYIAMFITPSTWAFYLTSVLIGIGAAMLWTAQGHFLVENSEASTINRNTAVFWALLQCSMLFGNLYVYLDWNGRTEIPDGSRKNIFLSLLVASVLGTLSFLLLRKNRPEEEMLSEEEGQSLLSAQMMYQHRASSAVQDAKAEFKTILQLVKGRTILLLSPCMAYSGLELAFYSGVYGTCIGATTQFRAAAKGLIGISGIVVGVGEIVGGGLFGLLFKNNCFRRTSVVFLGMVVHFIAFYLIFLNIPVDAPVVFHTTTQNKPYLTPSVSVALLCSFLLGLGDSCFNTQLYSVLGHVYAEHSTPAFAIFKFIQSVFAAVAFFYSGYLLLMWQLLLMVILGFTGTLCFFIVERMQNAATDIQEY